One window from the genome of Gimesia aquarii encodes:
- a CDS encoding universal stress protein — MQHINSILVGVDLTHADRLVASDLNAQTAEAVERALWLADLVNAKLEFIAAIDLSAHTKHLLEEDRNHFSKNVEDEALEVMVGLIEQAKAKGIDSSAKVAFGSSWREIILEVIEDKHDLVLVGTRPHGFTGRLFGGTVMNLFRQCPCPVYAVKIGEEPEIPEIVVASDMSEVSSEILNFIVSMGQIADVKIHLVHAIDTQLEVRLKGLGVGEETLQKCAEDIMEEVKNELNEQLAQTDFRTLTYGVQVHVLEGSPEEAIPEFIKEHDINLLAMGTLARSGISGFFIGNTAERMLEKVDCSVVAFKPGDFVSPVVPE; from the coding sequence ATGCAACACATCAATTCAATCTTAGTTGGCGTAGACTTGACCCACGCTGATCGATTAGTCGCTTCCGACTTAAACGCACAAACTGCAGAAGCGGTCGAACGTGCCCTTTGGCTGGCTGACCTGGTCAATGCCAAACTGGAATTTATTGCTGCGATTGATTTGTCTGCCCATACCAAACATTTACTGGAAGAAGATCGAAATCATTTTTCCAAAAATGTAGAAGATGAAGCTCTGGAAGTGATGGTGGGACTCATCGAACAAGCAAAAGCAAAAGGGATTGATAGTTCTGCAAAAGTTGCCTTCGGTTCTTCCTGGCGTGAAATTATTCTTGAAGTCATCGAAGATAAACACGATCTGGTGCTGGTAGGTACGCGTCCCCATGGTTTTACGGGGCGGTTGTTTGGTGGAACAGTGATGAATTTGTTTCGTCAATGTCCCTGTCCCGTATACGCTGTTAAAATCGGGGAAGAGCCCGAAATTCCTGAAATTGTCGTTGCCAGCGATATGAGTGAAGTCAGCAGCGAGATTTTGAACTTCATTGTTTCGATGGGACAAATTGCCGATGTAAAGATTCATCTGGTACATGCGATTGATACGCAGCTCGAAGTTCGACTCAAAGGCCTGGGAGTCGGTGAAGAGACGCTTCAAAAATGTGCCGAAGATATCATGGAAGAGGTCAAGAATGAACTCAACGAACAATTGGCCCAAACCGACTTCCGCACATTGACGTACGGCGTGCAAGTGCATGTCCTCGAGGGCTCTCCCGAGGAAGCGATTCCCGAATTTATCAAAGAGCACGATATCAATCTGCTTGCCATGGGCACATTAGCTCGTTCAGGCATCAGCGGTTTCTTCATCGGCAACACCGCCGAACGCATGCTCGAAAAAGTCGACTGCTCTGTAGTGGCATTTAAACCAGGAGACTTTGTTTCGCCTGTGGTCCCTGAGTAA